In Acinetobacter sp. TGL-Y2, a genomic segment contains:
- a CDS encoding MCR_0457 family protein: MKSLINRFTSIALLSAAFALPAFAEGLSPAELDLLVKEDIATAQVLTEICPALIGEHAKINLHVDQFTQTSLKSLSNPTTTLAQLKADAEYQAAYAEAKQTTTEYDKADQKQGCEEILGL, from the coding sequence ATGAAAAGTCTCATTAATCGCTTCACCTCTATTGCTCTGCTTAGCGCTGCATTTGCTCTTCCTGCTTTTGCTGAAGGTTTAAGTCCTGCTGAACTTGATTTATTGGTAAAAGAAGACATTGCAACAGCACAAGTGCTCACTGAAATCTGTCCAGCTTTAATTGGTGAACATGCGAAAATCAACTTACATGTGGATCAATTCACTCAAACCAGCTTAAAAAGTTTAAGCAATCCTACGACCACATTAGCACAGCTAAAAGCAGATGCTGAATATCAAGCAGCCTATGCAGAAGCTAAGCAAACAACCACTGAATATGACAAGGCTGATCAAAAGCAAGGCTGTGAAGAAATTTTAGGGCTTTAA
- a CDS encoding MCR_0457 family protein yields MQKQWFGFLSAGLVSASLAFAPTAFAEKTKTNDIKENIEVTQQSVTKDELAAIYVLSEVCPTLVKQDDQFKTGYNNLLKDYLPQEKTPETALKSLVKQSSFKDALKQARADAKTAGDKGNLKVCSDVKDYQS; encoded by the coding sequence ATGCAAAAGCAATGGTTCGGTTTTTTATCTGCGGGTTTGGTTTCAGCTTCTTTGGCATTTGCTCCGACTGCTTTCGCTGAAAAAACCAAAACTAATGACATTAAAGAAAATATAGAAGTTACTCAGCAAAGCGTAACCAAAGATGAACTGGCAGCTATTTATGTGCTGTCTGAAGTTTGCCCTACGCTTGTTAAGCAAGATGATCAATTCAAAACCGGCTATAACAACTTGCTTAAAGACTATTTACCGCAAGAAAAAACCCCAGAAACTGCGCTGAAAAGCTTGGTCAAACAAAGTAGTTTTAAAGATGCTTTAAAGCAAGCACGTGCTGATGCCAAAACTGCGGGCGACAAGGGCAATCTTAAAGTATGTTCAGATGTGAAAGATTATCAATCTTAA
- the dacC gene encoding D-alanyl-D-alanine carboxypeptidase PBP5/6, protein MTLKSAIAAVLLLPSFSYAATVLSTPPELNNKSYVLMDYETGQILASKNENEKLAPASMTKMMTSFIIEQKLLAGQLTEDEKVRMNESAWCRGSSTESCMYVPLNGTATVLEMLRGIIIQSGNDASKAMAEHISGNEGTFAHSMNQEAKRLGMTNTSFVNSTGMPAEGHYSTAKDMATLAQHIIHDSSKYYPIYSEKEFTFNGIKQGNRNALLYTDPSVDGLKTGHTEEAGYCLTTSSKRGPMRLISVIFGAPSMNERASQTREILAWGYANFETVNVQPANKQITTSKVWFGTQNEASIGLAEKFNVTMPKGQANAIKTQISVQPNLNAPLQKGQVVGKLTATLDGKVIAEKPLVALQAVEEAGFFSRMIDHVKQFFSNLF, encoded by the coding sequence ATGACCTTAAAAAGCGCCATAGCTGCAGTACTATTATTACCTTCATTTTCTTATGCAGCGACTGTACTCTCTACACCACCAGAATTAAATAATAAATCCTATGTTCTGATGGACTATGAAACAGGTCAAATCCTTGCAAGTAAGAATGAAAACGAAAAACTTGCCCCTGCATCCATGACCAAAATGATGACCAGTTTCATCATTGAACAAAAGCTTTTAGCGGGTCAATTGACCGAAGACGAAAAAGTGCGGATGAACGAGTCTGCTTGGTGTCGTGGAAGTAGCACAGAGTCATGCATGTACGTGCCTCTAAATGGTACCGCAACAGTGTTAGAAATGCTGCGTGGGATTATCATTCAGTCGGGTAATGACGCCTCTAAAGCCATGGCAGAACATATCTCTGGCAATGAAGGCACATTTGCTCACAGCATGAACCAAGAAGCAAAGCGCTTAGGCATGACCAATACCAGTTTTGTCAACTCAACAGGTATGCCAGCAGAAGGACATTATTCAACTGCCAAAGATATGGCAACGCTTGCGCAACATATCATTCATGACAGTTCTAAATACTACCCTATTTATTCTGAAAAAGAATTTACCTTCAATGGCATTAAACAAGGCAACCGTAATGCCCTGCTTTATACCGATCCAAGTGTCGATGGTTTAAAAACAGGTCATACTGAAGAAGCTGGATACTGCCTGACGACGTCATCAAAACGTGGACCAATGCGTTTGATCTCTGTGATTTTTGGTGCGCCGAGCATGAATGAACGTGCATCTCAAACACGTGAAATTTTAGCTTGGGGTTATGCAAACTTCGAAACTGTGAATGTTCAGCCTGCAAACAAACAAATCACAACATCTAAAGTTTGGTTTGGTACTCAAAATGAAGCGAGTATTGGTCTTGCTGAAAAATTCAATGTGACCATGCCTAAAGGTCAAGCGAATGCGATTAAAACGCAAATTTCGGTTCAACCGAATTTGAATGCACCGCTACAAAAGGGTCAAGTGGTGGGTAAACTCACCGCGACTTTAGATGGTAAAGTGATTGCTGAGAAGCCTTTGGTTGCGCTACAAGCGGTTGAAGAAGCGGGTTTCTTCTCGCGTATGATTGATCATGTTAAACAGTTCTTTAGCAATTTATTCTAA
- a CDS encoding gamma carbonic anhydrase family protein produces MTHNIRAYLNTYPQSNESNYIDPMAVLIGDVVLGENVSVWPFAVIRGDVNHIRIGKNSNVQDHAMLHVSHKNASKPEGSPLIIGEDVTIGHHVTLHGCTIGHRVLVGINTIVLDDVIIEDDVMIGAGSLVPPRKRLESGYLYVGSPVKKTRKLTEKELEFLSYSAQNYVKVSANYK; encoded by the coding sequence ATGACTCACAATATTCGTGCTTATTTAAATACTTATCCACAAAGTAATGAATCCAATTATATTGATCCAATGGCTGTCTTAATTGGCGATGTTGTCTTGGGTGAAAATGTCTCCGTGTGGCCATTTGCGGTGATTCGTGGTGATGTGAACCATATTCGTATTGGTAAAAATTCGAATGTGCAAGATCATGCGATGTTGCACGTCAGTCATAAAAATGCGTCTAAACCCGAAGGTTCACCGCTGATTATTGGTGAAGATGTCACGATTGGACATCACGTTACTTTACATGGATGTACGATTGGTCATCGTGTCTTGGTCGGGATCAATACCATTGTTTTAGATGATGTGATCATTGAAGATGATGTCATGATTGGTGCGGGTTCGCTTGTTCCACCGCGTAAGCGTTTAGAAAGTGGTTATCTATATGTCGGAAGTCCAGTTAAAAAAACGCGCAAATTGACTGAGAAAGAATTAGAATTTTTATCTTATTCTGCACAAAATTATGTGAAAGTTTCGGCTAATTATAAATAG
- a CDS encoding copper resistance protein B codes for MRITKLFPYTVLASSLFWVNGEAVAQGHIQSPSEHGIAMPEMDHSALTHASAHQGHDHRKEHGAQVYAVTTLDNKWRVNEDGEGALKSEIETRIGTDENKIFLKAHVNKQESYDTEYDLKILYSRMISDFWDAQVGTRYWIEKVKHRQHSTDTEEKLDGVIGVHGMAPYFFETDAYLYIGKDNYSGLSVETERDLLLTQKLIFTPYLDMDVIFNDDSKYAKRSGLNGVTAGLETRYEISKKIMPYIDIAYEYSKGDKTTSFQSSNGSESSWLYGAGFRFKF; via the coding sequence ATGCGCATCACTAAGTTATTTCCGTACACTGTTCTAGCAAGCTCGTTATTCTGGGTGAATGGAGAAGCTGTAGCACAAGGGCATATACAATCACCATCTGAGCATGGCATTGCGATGCCTGAAATGGATCACTCAGCCCTTACCCATGCAAGTGCTCACCAAGGACATGACCATCGTAAAGAGCATGGTGCGCAAGTCTATGCAGTGACGACCTTAGACAATAAGTGGCGTGTGAATGAAGATGGCGAAGGTGCGTTAAAATCTGAAATTGAAACCCGAATTGGCACGGATGAAAATAAGATTTTCCTCAAGGCACATGTTAATAAGCAAGAATCTTATGATACTGAATATGATTTAAAAATATTATACAGCCGTATGATTTCAGACTTTTGGGATGCGCAGGTCGGGACACGTTACTGGATTGAAAAAGTTAAGCATCGTCAGCATTCTACTGATACCGAAGAAAAGCTTGATGGGGTAATTGGTGTGCATGGTATGGCACCCTATTTCTTTGAAACTGATGCGTATCTATATATAGGTAAAGACAATTATTCAGGGTTGAGTGTGGAAACTGAACGTGATTTATTGCTCACACAAAAACTGATTTTTACACCCTATTTAGATATGGATGTGATCTTTAATGATGATTCTAAATATGCCAAAAGATCGGGTTTAAATGGTGTTACAGCAGGTTTAGAAACACGCTATGAAATCAGTAAAAAGATTATGCCCTATATCGACATCGCTTATGAATATTCTAAAGGCGATAAGACAACCTCCTTTCAATCTTCAAATGGTTCTGAAAGCAGTTGGTTATATGGTGCTGGATTCAGATTTAAATTCTGA
- a CDS encoding copper resistance system multicopper oxidase: protein MSIKLSQSVIVVVGLLSSSWGFAALKEYHLTIDEGIVNVTGKPLKRITVNGQFPAPLLEFEEGDDAVIHVHNNLKNQDSSIHWHGLLLPGIMDGVPGFNGFNGIKPKSHFVYKFKVRQSGTYWYHAHSKGQEQDGLFGSLVIYPKDKKPLAAHEQTDRDYVVMLSDFHEKTSDQIQKNLKISAEYYQDQRETLGDVWKQVKRDGLKATWSDRKMWNQMRMLKTDLSDVTDYTFLINGKTSEQNWTGMFRPNEKVRLRFINASAMSFFDVRIPNLKMTVVSADGQSVQPVPVDEFRIGTAETYDVVVEPKTGHYQIEAESIDRSGFAIGTLQNELTPNTSRIQMPQARPRAILNRADMGHDSGDTQGTDHSKMNHADTQGTDHSKMNHADTQDMDHSKMNHADMQGTDHSKMNHADMQDMNRAKHQNTVPKLTDNVVEGWANASTPKGDKALQYSDLKSLTPQSDTREATSELVVRLGGTMERYIWTINGKKFSEAEPLKVKYGERIRIKFINDSMMAHPMHLHGMFMQLENGQPALDMPNKHTIVVPPAKTVTALLTADELGEWAIHCHLLYHMSAGMMNKLIVANVSDSDTSTSPLQKTKASATNNKAVQQGDQHAHH from the coding sequence ATGTCTATTAAATTATCGCAGAGCGTAATTGTCGTTGTGGGCCTGCTGTCTTCATCTTGGGGATTTGCAGCATTAAAAGAATATCATTTAACTATTGATGAAGGCATCGTCAATGTGACAGGGAAACCATTGAAACGGATCACTGTGAATGGTCAATTTCCTGCACCTTTACTCGAGTTTGAGGAAGGTGATGATGCTGTTATTCATGTACATAATAATTTAAAAAATCAGGATTCATCTATTCATTGGCATGGTTTGTTATTACCCGGAATTATGGATGGTGTGCCTGGATTCAATGGGTTTAATGGCATTAAACCAAAAAGTCATTTTGTTTATAAGTTTAAAGTTCGCCAGAGTGGTACTTATTGGTATCACGCACATTCTAAAGGTCAGGAACAAGATGGCTTGTTTGGTTCTTTGGTGATCTATCCGAAGGATAAAAAACCACTTGCTGCGCATGAACAGACTGATCGTGATTATGTGGTGATGTTGTCTGACTTTCATGAAAAAACTAGTGATCAAATTCAGAAAAACCTCAAAATTTCTGCTGAATATTACCAAGATCAACGGGAAACTTTAGGAGATGTTTGGAAGCAAGTGAAACGTGATGGCTTAAAAGCGACATGGTCTGACCGTAAAATGTGGAATCAGATGCGTATGCTGAAAACGGATTTGTCTGATGTCACTGATTATACTTTTTTGATCAACGGTAAAACCTCTGAACAGAATTGGACAGGCATGTTTAGACCCAATGAAAAAGTTCGTTTACGTTTTATCAATGCTTCAGCGATGTCATTTTTTGATGTACGTATTCCAAATTTAAAAATGACGGTGGTGAGTGCTGATGGACAGTCTGTACAGCCTGTCCCTGTAGATGAATTTCGTATAGGTACAGCAGAAACCTATGATGTCGTGGTCGAGCCGAAAACAGGACATTATCAGATTGAAGCTGAGTCAATTGACCGTTCAGGTTTTGCGATTGGGACTTTACAGAATGAATTAACACCAAATACATCTCGTATTCAGATGCCTCAGGCACGCCCTCGTGCCATTTTAAATAGGGCAGATATGGGGCATGACAGTGGTGATACACAAGGCACGGATCATTCGAAAATGAATCATGCTGATACGCAAGGCACGGATCATTCGAAGATGAATCATGCTGATACGCAAGACATGGATCATTCGAAGATGAATCATGCTGATATGCAAGGCACGGATCATTCGAAAATGAATCATGCTGATATGCAAGACATGAACCGCGCTAAACATCAAAATACTGTGCCTAAACTAACAGATAATGTAGTGGAAGGTTGGGCGAATGCGTCTACACCAAAAGGTGATAAAGCACTGCAATATAGTGATTTGAAATCATTAACACCGCAATCTGACACACGCGAAGCTACAAGCGAGTTAGTGGTTCGTTTGGGGGGGACTATGGAGCGTTATATTTGGACAATTAATGGTAAAAAATTCAGTGAAGCTGAACCATTAAAAGTAAAATATGGCGAGCGTATCCGGATCAAATTTATCAACGACAGCATGATGGCGCATCCAATGCATTTACATGGAATGTTTATGCAGTTAGAGAATGGTCAGCCTGCGCTCGATATGCCAAATAAACATACTATTGTTGTGCCACCTGCAAAAACCGTGACAGCATTACTTACTGCTGATGAGTTGGGGGAGTGGGCGATTCACTGTCATCTGTTGTATCACATGAGCGCTGGCATGATGAATAAATTGATTGTTGCTAATGTCTCTGACAGTGATACATCAACTTCACCACTTCAAAAAACAAAGGCTTCTGCAACGAATAACAAGGCTGTACAACAAGGAGATCAACATGCGCATCACTAA
- a CDS encoding NUDIX hydrolase translates to MTAWTAHVTVATVVEKDGKFLFVEEHTEGVTHTVFNQPAGHVEAGETLIQAAVRETMEETAYEVEIQSLLGIYTYTPPMFPDRTYYRFCFLAQDIRHHADATLDTDIIGAVWMTLDELEISARARSPLVTKAVKDALSGQKFPLSLVYEHQNSPLISNLDT, encoded by the coding sequence ATGACTGCTTGGACTGCTCATGTGACCGTTGCCACTGTCGTTGAGAAAGACGGAAAATTCCTGTTTGTAGAAGAACATACAGAAGGCGTGACGCATACTGTCTTCAACCAACCTGCGGGTCATGTTGAAGCAGGTGAGACGCTGATTCAAGCAGCTGTTCGTGAAACCATGGAAGAAACAGCTTATGAAGTTGAGATTCAATCTTTACTTGGCATATATACCTATACGCCACCGATGTTTCCTGACCGTACCTATTATCGCTTCTGTTTTTTAGCCCAAGATATCAGACATCATGCTGATGCAACGCTTGATACAGACATTATTGGTGCAGTGTGGATGACATTGGATGAACTTGAAATCTCTGCACGTGCACGTAGTCCACTGGTGACTAAAGCCGTAAAAGATGCTCTTTCAGGTCAAAAATTTCCTTTATCGCTCGTTTATGAGCACCAAAATTCTCCCTTAATTTCAAATTTGGATACTTAA
- the mnmA gene encoding tRNA 2-thiouridine(34) synthase MnmA — MQQRVIVGMSGGVDSSVSAALLLQQGYQVEGLFMKNWEEDDGTEYCTAMDDLADAQAVCDKIGIKLHTANFAMEYWDRVFEHFLAEYAAGRTPNPDILCNKEIKFRAFLDHAVNLGADFIATGHYCRRGETATNSRGEEYAPLLRGVDQNKDQTYFLHAVHGREINKTLFPVGEIEKPEVRRIAEELGLATAKKKDSTGICFIGERRFNDFLKQYLPAQAGKIVLDDGKEVGEHHGLMYYTLGQRGGIGMGGLKGAAEGAWFVLHKDIENNRLVIGQGHEHPLMQSTILWSEAIDWVAGEQVIPESGFRCTAKTRYRQPDQDCVIFQDSSMPNGVRVEFDEPQRAVTPGQSVVFYADEVCLGGGVIHHTNAPKPDFI, encoded by the coding sequence ATGCAACAACGTGTCATCGTCGGTATGTCTGGTGGTGTAGACTCTTCTGTTTCTGCAGCACTTTTACTTCAACAAGGATATCAAGTTGAAGGGCTTTTCATGAAAAACTGGGAAGAAGATGACGGTACAGAATACTGTACGGCGATGGATGACCTTGCCGATGCACAAGCCGTTTGCGATAAAATTGGCATCAAACTACACACCGCCAATTTTGCCATGGAATATTGGGATCGCGTCTTTGAACATTTTTTAGCAGAATATGCCGCAGGTCGCACCCCAAACCCAGATATTTTATGTAATAAAGAAATCAAATTCCGTGCATTTTTAGATCATGCTGTGAACCTAGGTGCAGACTTTATCGCAACAGGTCATTATTGTCGTCGTGGTGAAACTGCAACGAATTCACGCGGTGAAGAATATGCGCCTTTACTTCGTGGTGTAGACCAAAATAAAGATCAAACCTATTTCTTACATGCGGTGCATGGTCGCGAAATTAATAAGACCTTATTCCCTGTGGGTGAAATTGAGAAACCAGAAGTTCGTCGAATTGCGGAAGAACTTGGACTCGCCACTGCGAAGAAAAAGGACTCAACGGGGATTTGTTTTATTGGTGAACGTCGCTTTAATGACTTCTTAAAACAGTACCTCCCTGCTCAAGCTGGAAAAATTGTGCTCGATGATGGTAAAGAGGTTGGTGAACATCACGGCTTAATGTACTATACGCTCGGTCAACGCGGTGGCATTGGTATGGGCGGCTTAAAAGGCGCTGCTGAAGGCGCTTGGTTTGTTTTGCATAAAGACATTGAAAACAATCGTTTGGTGATTGGGCAAGGTCATGAACACCCACTGATGCAAAGCACCATTTTATGGTCGGAAGCCATCGATTGGGTCGCTGGCGAGCAAGTAATTCCTGAATCAGGTTTTCGCTGTACAGCCAAAACGCGTTATCGTCAACCTGACCAAGACTGCGTGATTTTTCAAGATTCAAGCATGCCAAATGGTGTTCGGGTTGAATTTGATGAACCACAACGTGCAGTGACCCCAGGACAAAGTGTAGTGTTCTACGCAGATGAAGTTTGTTTAGGTGGTGGTGTGATTCATCATACCAATGCCCCAAAACCTGATTTTATTTAA
- the hflD gene encoding high frequency lysogenization protein HflD: MTELPFQQPQTLNVRQNRALALAAVFQSAQLTHMTALSGRQSVGENGNFYLEQLIKASLNIRPQSNQNCQTLDFFHQLADISLGLKTLESSITQPFNTSPKSRIPKLANAKLPMSYAMALLHLEKKVYSNPKFVEIIEKSQQKILKQLSFFDNNYLHPSIIANLAQTYVETAGSINPRIMVKGSAEAFKDSAHTNRIRASLFTGLQMAHLWRHSGGSSWSMIFTKRKLLKDIQDLARLQFQAV; encoded by the coding sequence ATGACAGAGTTACCGTTCCAACAGCCTCAAACTCTGAATGTGCGTCAAAATAGAGCCTTAGCATTGGCCGCTGTGTTTCAATCTGCACAGCTGACCCATATGACAGCGCTCTCTGGACGTCAAAGTGTAGGTGAAAACGGTAACTTTTATTTAGAACAATTGATTAAGGCGAGTTTAAATATTCGCCCGCAATCTAATCAAAACTGTCAGACCTTAGATTTTTTTCATCAACTCGCCGATATTTCCCTCGGACTCAAAACTTTAGAAAGTAGTATTACCCAACCGTTTAATACCTCACCTAAATCTCGAATTCCAAAATTAGCCAATGCTAAGCTTCCCATGTCTTATGCCATGGCACTGCTGCATTTAGAAAAGAAAGTCTACAGCAATCCAAAATTCGTTGAAATTATTGAAAAATCACAACAAAAAATTCTAAAACAACTTTCATTCTTTGATAATAACTATTTACATCCAAGCATCATCGCCAATCTTGCACAGACCTATGTTGAAACGGCTGGATCGATTAATCCACGCATTATGGTCAAAGGCAGTGCTGAAGCATTTAAAGACAGCGCACATACCAATCGCATTCGTGCATCCCTATTTACAGGCTTACAAATGGCCCATTTATGGCGCCATTCGGGTGGAAGCTCATGGTCCATGATCTTCACCAAACGTAAGTTACTCAAAGATATTCAAGATCTCGCTCGTTTACAGTTTCAGGCTGTTTAA
- the purB gene encoding adenylosuccinate lyase: MNALTALSPLDGRYASKCDALRPFLSEFGLIHARVTVEVRWLQALANRAEITEVPAFSNETNAALDAIVTDFSEDDANRIKEIERTTNHDVKAVEYFLKEKIAHIDELKNAGEFIHFACTSEDINNLSHALMLKSGREVLVTAMQQIIDSIVALSEKHADQPMLSRTHGQTASPTTLGKEMANVAYRLARQIKQFKNVELLGKINGAVGNYNAHYSAYPDINWPAHSQAFVESLGLEFNPYTTQIEPHDYMAELFDALRRFNTILIDFNRDVWGYISLGFFKQRLKDGEVGSSTMPHKVNPIDFENSEGNLGIANAILGHLGEKLPVSRWQRDLTDSTVLRNMGVGFAQSLIAFEACSKGISKLELNADRILEDLDNAQEVLAEPIQTVMRRYNVEKPYEKLKALTRGQAMTRDMMVDFVNGNELLAVPAADRARLATMTPASYTGNAADQAKQVADLISKI, encoded by the coding sequence ATGAACGCTTTAACTGCACTTTCTCCACTTGATGGTCGCTACGCAAGCAAATGTGACGCTCTGCGTCCCTTCCTGTCTGAGTTTGGTTTAATCCATGCGCGTGTGACTGTCGAAGTGCGTTGGTTACAAGCCCTTGCTAACCGTGCTGAAATTACAGAAGTGCCTGCTTTCTCAAATGAGACCAATGCAGCGCTCGATGCGATTGTGACTGATTTCTCTGAAGATGATGCAAACCGCATTAAAGAGATTGAACGTACAACGAATCATGACGTAAAAGCCGTAGAATATTTCCTTAAGGAAAAAATTGCGCACATTGATGAACTCAAAAATGCAGGCGAATTCATTCACTTTGCCTGTACCTCAGAAGACATCAACAACTTGTCTCATGCTTTAATGCTGAAAAGCGGTCGTGAAGTTTTAGTGACTGCCATGCAGCAGATCATTGATTCAATCGTTGCCCTTTCTGAAAAACATGCAGATCAACCCATGTTGTCTCGTACACATGGTCAAACTGCAAGCCCAACGACTTTGGGTAAAGAAATGGCAAACGTGGCATATCGCCTTGCACGTCAAATCAAACAATTTAAAAATGTTGAACTTTTGGGCAAAATTAATGGTGCTGTAGGTAACTATAACGCACATTATTCTGCTTACCCAGACATTAACTGGCCTGCGCATTCACAAGCATTTGTTGAATCTTTAGGTTTAGAATTTAACCCGTACACCACGCAAATCGAACCGCATGATTACATGGCGGAACTGTTTGATGCGCTACGTCGTTTCAACACGATTTTGATCGACTTTAACCGTGATGTTTGGGGCTATATCTCTTTAGGTTTCTTCAAACAACGTTTAAAAGATGGCGAAGTGGGTTCTTCAACCATGCCACATAAAGTTAATCCAATTGACTTCGAAAATTCAGAAGGCAACCTAGGTATTGCCAATGCAATTTTAGGTCACTTAGGCGAAAAACTTCCTGTATCTCGTTGGCAGCGTGACTTAACCGACTCGACTGTTCTTCGTAACATGGGGGTGGGTTTTGCACAGAGTTTAATCGCATTTGAAGCTTGCTCTAAAGGTATTAGTAAACTTGAACTCAATGCTGACCGTATTCTTGAAGACCTAGACAATGCTCAAGAAGTTTTGGCTGAACCGATTCAAACCGTAATGCGTCGTTATAACGTTGAAAAACCATACGAAAAATTAAAAGCCCTAACGCGTGGTCAAGCAATGACGCGTGACATGATGGTTGATTTCGTCAATGGTAACGAATTGCTTGCCGTACCTGCAGCAGATCGTGCACGTCTTGCGACAATGACACCTGCATCGTATACAGGTAATGCCGCAGATCAAGCAAAGCAAGTGGCTGACCTTATTTCTAAAATCTAA
- a CDS encoding DUF2238 domain-containing protein yields MIYKSLTSKHFWVLGLLLIALILASIDPLEYTAYGLHQIGTAIMLVFLFYCLKKVGLSFWSFALYIGFLLIHILGAHYLYSYVPYNDWLIQLFNFDLNQEMGWTRNMYDRWVHFTYGLLLYPFFLRLFQVWLPQLSAKVLFILVVQFVMASSLVYEWIEWLIAIGLSPEEAENYNGQQGDVWDAHKDMWIATLGSIITGFILLKKK; encoded by the coding sequence ATGATTTATAAATCATTGACCAGTAAGCACTTTTGGGTTTTAGGATTACTACTCATTGCTTTAATATTGGCTAGTATTGATCCCCTTGAATATACCGCTTATGGCTTACATCAAATTGGTACAGCCATCATGTTGGTGTTTCTATTTTATTGCCTTAAAAAAGTGGGCTTAAGCTTTTGGAGTTTTGCGCTTTATATCGGCTTTCTTTTGATACATATTTTAGGCGCGCACTATCTGTATTCTTATGTCCCTTATAACGACTGGTTAATACAGCTTTTTAATTTTGATTTAAATCAAGAGATGGGCTGGACACGAAATATGTATGATCGATGGGTGCATTTTACTTATGGGCTGTTGCTCTACCCTTTCTTTCTAAGGCTGTTCCAAGTTTGGCTTCCACAGCTTTCTGCCAAAGTTTTATTTATCTTGGTCGTGCAATTTGTCATGGCAAGCAGTTTAGTTTATGAATGGATCGAATGGTTAATCGCGATTGGTTTATCTCCTGAAGAAGCGGAAAATTACAATGGTCAACAAGGCGACGTATGGGATGCGCATAAAGATATGTGGATCGCGACACTAGGCTCAATTATCACTGGATTCATTTTGCTGAAAAAGAAATAA
- the sohB gene encoding protease SohB has product MLFHLPKLPAEIRVSHLNARINEQRKKIAQTTASKFELLQLSQQFSKEARARKKNNQKIYVLDFKGDMAASAVENLREEITLILSTAKAGRDRVLLRLESPGGMVHGYGLAAAQLVRLRDAGFHLTICVDKVAASGGYMMACIANEIVSAPFAVLGSIGVVAQVPNFNRLLKEHNVDFELYTAGQYKRTVTMFGENTEEGKAKFEEELQQTHVLFKHFVEKYRPQLNVEKVATGEHWYGQDSLDLNLVDKLQTSDEYLLNLLNLHDVYLIQTRRKPTLGEKLGLQAAQMADSLIPAVVNKMMESLSKANSSLVQMRDPKL; this is encoded by the coding sequence ATGTTATTTCATTTGCCGAAATTGCCTGCTGAAATTCGTGTCAGCCATTTAAATGCCCGTATCAATGAACAACGAAAAAAAATAGCGCAAACCACGGCGTCCAAATTTGAACTTCTACAACTTTCCCAACAGTTTTCTAAAGAAGCTCGCGCGCGTAAAAAGAACAATCAAAAAATCTATGTATTGGATTTTAAAGGCGATATGGCTGCATCTGCGGTTGAAAACTTACGTGAAGAAATCACCCTGATTTTATCGACTGCAAAAGCAGGTCGTGACCGTGTGTTATTACGCCTAGAAAGCCCAGGTGGTATGGTGCATGGCTATGGGCTTGCTGCTGCACAATTGGTACGTTTACGCGATGCAGGCTTTCATTTGACCATTTGTGTCGATAAAGTCGCTGCAAGTGGTGGCTATATGATGGCATGTATCGCTAATGAAATTGTCTCAGCACCTTTTGCTGTTTTGGGTTCAATTGGTGTCGTGGCTCAAGTACCGAATTTCAACCGCTTACTCAAAGAACACAACGTGGATTTTGAGTTGTATACAGCAGGTCAATACAAACGCACTGTGACCATGTTTGGAGAAAATACTGAAGAAGGCAAAGCCAAGTTTGAAGAAGAACTTCAACAAACGCATGTGTTGTTCAAGCACTTTGTTGAAAAATACCGCCCACAGTTAAACGTTGAAAAAGTGGCAACAGGTGAACATTGGTATGGTCAAGATTCACTGGATTTGAATTTGGTGGATAAGCTACAAACTTCAGATGAATACTTATTGAATCTATTAAACTTGCATGATGTTTATCTGATTCAAACACGCCGTAAGCCGACTTTGGGTGAGAAGCTGGGTCTACAAGCGGCACAAATGGCAGATAGCTTAATTCCAGCCGTGGTGAATAAAATGATGGAATCTCTAAGCAAAGCCAACTCAAGTCTGGTCCAAATGCGTGATCCTAAATTATAA